Within Vespula vulgaris chromosome 23, iyVesVulg1.1, whole genome shotgun sequence, the genomic segment ataaatatataatattcgtgataagatatttttctgtaaaatatatatatcgatttaacTATAGATATGAATTCTTATCTATAAATTCAGTTTTCACGTACGGCAATCTATCCgtgtattattatacttactaGACAACGAACAGAGAACGTATGTGAAAGGAGTAAAAGGATagtatgaaaaagagaataatttttaaattgacaAACCGTAACGAAAACTCGTTTTTTTCAATGCAATGTGGTAGAGAAATATTCATTCTTGAGAGATTcgtagagggagagagagagagggggagaaagagagaaaaatagaaaaaattatatgaaagtATCTGTCATAAGATCTCATCAACGACCGCTCACCATCTCACTTGTCAGTTTCTCACATTAGATATTATGATAAGTTAGTTTGCAAAGATGGAttaactcttttctcttacttaTATTCCacgattatatattctttacaaATGGACACGGACATCGTCGAAATACGTATAGACACGATACCTCTCgtgtaattaatttctctaCGATGCACTGGGAAGGCCAGTAAGCTTTTAGAAGCTTTTACGTGCATAAATTACATTTACGCGGCGAATCTCTCTGTAAAATATGGCGAAAGAGCATTACGCACTCATCCCGTTGAGTTTGCAGTATCGAGCAATATTCAAAGGACCGTATCATTACTTttttagaaatgaaagagtCTCTTTAACGAATTAAGGACAAATCTGGATGACGTCATActcgttaataattatatataaggtAACATTTACGGATCGATAACTAATTATTACGTCATTTTAGGATTTTtgtcattaatataattaagtcGTATGATTGCATCATGTGATCGAACCGATACGATTTCTATCACATTTAATAGAATTCCATTAGATTCCTATACATTTATAGCCGATGTTCATCAACATACAAAATATGTGGAGAGAGCATAACGAAAAATTCAACGAGataatcttttaattacaATCGAGAAAACTCTGGGGCCATTAACACTGATTCATGATCAAAACTTTATAACTTCTTTGATTAAGCACAGAAGCTATAAAAACTAGTGTATCTGTCTTTCACccgtctccgtctctctctctctttcttcttccattccCTGCCTCCTCCCTCaaactctcactctcttttcctcttttatcgcGAACGAATTAAATGTTGTTATTTCATACTCGCTGGATTGGAACAAGAAGAGAATTTCTGAATTAATTAACCGAGGATCTAATATTAAGTGTTAATGAAGAATGTTTAAATGAAGTaaaccttcttttttttctttgttttttcaagtataataatgaatgatCATTTGAATTACTTTTAAATGTACTTAGTTAACTCTTGCTTAATACAAAttcttatcttattattaattcaattcttattttataatagattaCATCGATATATTCGTTTCTACGAGTCAAGGGTTAAATcatgaatgatataatattcgaTCAAAGATTtcagtaaaaattaatattttattttgtacaaCAAAGTaacaacgattaaaaattataaatataggaTGTAATACTATTCGCGACCGTGTTCGAGCAATTGGCTCAGGACGAAAAATCGAAGGAAACAAAATATGTTCCTTGGGTCGCATGACTTATGGCAGTCTTTCTTCGAAAGCAGgcttttgtcttttcttcttttttttttcaatgtcaAGCTCTCAAAAAAGCTCAacaagtaatatattatatttatctgcCTTGTGTATGCTAgactgattttttttctttcttttttttcttttctctttttataattttaaaatgcTTATGTCACTTTTCGATTCTCTTGTTTTCTAATGACTCCAACCATGACCGTGACTCTTGATTCTATGGAAGATGTGTTTGTAAATTGGTATATGAATCGGATATGGTTTTTCAACAGGTACAGGTACATGCTTTTCAATAGTAATCGGTACAGCTTTTTCGACTGGCACAGGTATCACTTTTTCCACCGGATACGGAACCTTTTTCTCAACAGGTACAGCGACAGTTTTTACCACCGGTATGGCCACTGGTTTGGCAATCGGTACATGTACCGGATATGGTTGAGGAATTCCAATTGCTACCGGACGTGGAACTGGTATGGCAACTGGTTGAGCTACCGGTACCCCTGtggatgaaaatgaaaatgaaagaaaaagattaaaaaaaatataagagaatcgaataaaaaacgaTTTTCACGATTTGATTATAGAACATTATGAGAATGAAcggtacgaataaaaaattgtaacctgaatatttttttttttcattgtgtattatttgtttatttatttttgttttttatctcattgaaaaatttatatggaTACATAGTAATTTACACGAttaggaaaggagaaagaaaaagtcgagGAGGAAAGTAAACGAACAAGAACTTACCGATATTTTTTACAACCGGCACCGGCACTGGCTTCGTAATCTCGACGTGTTCGCTGATCGGTACTGTCTGAACGCCGTAATGATGTTGAGAATGACCTTCGTACAGACCATGATCGAGACCCGAGTTAAGGCCATGGCCTCCACCTCCGTAGGAGTCGTAAGAACCGTAAGAGCTTACGTCTTGATGAATATTTCCATAAGAATTGTGAAGAGATATGTCATCGTGTCCACCGTAACTCAAACCATAATTTGTTGATATCCTGTGTGTCATAATGCATCATATTAAATTGTACGACGCGTAAATTATATGACGGGTTTAGAAGATCTatcctttctcgttttt encodes:
- the LOC127071780 gene encoding uncharacterized protein LOC127071780, with the translated sequence MYCLPCLVVIGLLTRICYTAAESGGWQGISTNYGLSYGGHDDISLHNSYGNIHQDVSSYGSYDSYGGGGHGLNSGLDHGLYEGHSQHHYGVQTVPISEHVEITKPVPVPVVKNIGVPVAQPVAIPVPRPVAIGIPQPYPVHVPIAKPVAIPVVKTVAVPVEKKVPYPVEKVIPVPVEKAVPITIEKHVPVPVEKPYPIHIPIYKHIFHRIKSHGHGWSH